A window from Enterocloster bolteae encodes these proteins:
- a CDS encoding EutP/PduV family microcompartment system protein, which produces MKKIMLVGRSGAGKTTLTQAMKGRKITYHKTQYINNYDVIIDTPGEYAENKTLARALILYSYEADIVGLLMSAIEDYSLYSPNIVSMATREVIGIVTQIDQPEARPDLATMWLELTGCKKIFYVSSVTGEGVGDILNYLREEGDTMPWEREEETDEASSDAGGRLYGGL; this is translated from the coding sequence ATGAAAAAGATCATGCTGGTGGGGCGCAGCGGAGCGGGAAAGACCACGCTGACACAGGCGATGAAGGGTAGAAAGATAACATACCATAAGACGCAGTACATTAATAATTACGATGTTATTATCGATACGCCCGGAGAGTATGCGGAGAACAAAACCCTGGCAAGGGCGTTGATTCTGTATTCCTATGAGGCTGACATTGTGGGACTGCTGATGAGCGCCATTGAGGACTATTCACTGTACAGCCCCAATATTGTATCCATGGCAACCAGGGAAGTCATAGGGATCGTGACACAGATTGACCAGCCGGAGGCAAGGCCGGACCTAGCCACCATGTGGCTGGAACTTACGGGATGCAAGAAGATATTCTATGTCAGCTCCGTGACCGGCGAAGGGGTGGGAGATATTCTTAATTACCTGCGGGAAGAGGGCGATACCATGCCATGGGAAAGAGAGGAGGAAACGGATGAAGCGAGTTCTGATGCTGGCGGGCGACTATACGGAGGATTATGA
- a CDS encoding BMC domain-containing protein has product MEIKNWNGSQGDLMRIIQESVPGKQITMAHIIASPDEVIYKKLGLDPKVDYHRSAIGVLTLTPSETAIITADLAIKASNIQIGFIDRFSGTLIITGTISDVNIAFERILEYTSSELDFTVCRITKA; this is encoded by the coding sequence ATGGAAATAAAAAACTGGAATGGAAGCCAGGGGGACCTGATGAGGATTATACAGGAATCAGTGCCCGGCAAACAGATTACCATGGCTCATATAATAGCCAGCCCGGATGAGGTGATTTACAAAAAACTGGGACTGGATCCAAAGGTTGATTATCACCGTTCGGCCATCGGAGTACTGACCCTTACTCCCAGTGAGACAGCAATCATAACAGCGGATCTGGCCATCAAGGCTTCTAATATACAGATTGGTTTTATCGACCGGTTCAGCGGTACGCTCATTATCACGGGAACCATTTCTGATGTCAATATCGCCTTTGAGCGGATTTTGGAGTACACGTCCTCAGAACTTGATTTTACGGTATGCAGGATCACAAAGGCCTGA
- a CDS encoding DJ-1/PfpI family protein — MKRVLMLAGDYTEDYEVMVPYQALLMAGVAVDVVCPDKTAGDTIRTAIHDFEGDQTYSEKPGHNFVLNASFQYLKLEQYDGLFLTGGRAPEYLRLNSRVIDMVHYFMDLKKPVAAICHGVQILTAARVLKGKKVTAYPAVRPEVLAAGGIFMEKEPYEAVIFENLVTSPAWPGNVEILKGFLKLLGVTIS; from the coding sequence ATGAAGCGAGTTCTGATGCTGGCGGGCGACTATACGGAGGATTATGAGGTGATGGTGCCGTATCAGGCATTACTGATGGCGGGGGTGGCGGTGGATGTGGTCTGCCCGGACAAGACTGCGGGAGACACCATAAGGACAGCGATTCATGATTTTGAAGGTGACCAGACCTATTCTGAAAAACCGGGGCACAATTTTGTGCTCAATGCTTCGTTCCAGTATCTGAAGCTGGAACAATACGACGGACTGTTCCTTACCGGGGGAAGGGCGCCCGAGTATCTCAGGCTGAATTCCAGGGTAATAGATATGGTACATTACTTTATGGATCTGAAAAAACCGGTGGCGGCCATATGCCACGGAGTACAGATCCTGACCGCGGCCAGAGTGCTGAAGGGAAAAAAGGTGACTGCTTATCCGGCGGTGCGGCCGGAGGTACTGGCAGCCGGAGGCATTTTCATGGAAAAGGAGCCGTATGAAGCGGTAATCTTTGAAAATCTGGTAACTTCCCCGGCCTGGCCCGGGAATGTGGAAATTCTAAAAGGGTTTCTCAAGCTGCTGGGCGTCACAATTTCGTGA
- a CDS encoding glycyl radical protein has translation MIAKGFTEPTERVKRLKRAIVDAIPYVESERAVLVTESYKETEGLSPIMRRAKAAEKIFNNLPITIHDDELVVGAITKNLRSTEICPEFSYDWVEKEFETMGTRVADPFQIPKDTAAELHEAFKYWEGKTTSALADSYMSQETKDCIANGVFTVGNYFYGGVGHVCVDYGKVLDIGFTGIIKQVIETMEKLDTSDPEYIKKKNFYEAIVITYTAAINFAHRYAAKAREMAASCPDPVRKAELLQIAANCDRVPERGATNFYEACQAFWFVQILLQIEANGHSISPGRFDQYMYPHLAADKNICPEFAQELVDCIWVKLNDVNKTRDEVSAQAFAGYAVFQNLIVGGQTEDGLDATNDVSYMCMEAVAHVALPAPSFSIRVHQNTPDEFLYRACEVTRLGLGVPAMYNDEVIIPALCNRGVSLADARSYCIIGCVEPQCPHKTEGWHDAAFFNIAKVLEITLNNGKVGDKQLGPQTGDMTSFTSIEDIFAAYKKQMEYFVYHLAEADNCVDFAHAERAPLPFLSALVDDCIGRGKSVQEGGAIYNFTGPQAFGVADSGDSLCAIKKHVFESKEVTMAQLKEAMANNFGYACNASAPAATADECTDEARIYEAVKRILSNNGSINLADLQAQLAGPAQACRWPSPAEPAKTEPACVNPDYAHIKRLMENTPWFGNDIDEVDMIARRCGQIYSYEVEKYTNPRGGQFQAGCYPVSANVLFGKDVSALPDGRLAKTPLADGVSPRQGKDTNGPTAAAMSVAKLDHANYSNGTLYNQKFLPDALAGDEGLKRFASVVRAYFDHKGMHVQFNVIDRATLLAAQEHPEDYKDLVVRVAGYSAQFTVLAKEVQDDIISRTEQTF, from the coding sequence ATGATAGCAAAGGGGTTTACAGAGCCAACCGAGAGAGTGAAACGTCTTAAAAGAGCAATTGTCGATGCAATTCCGTACGTTGAGTCTGAGAGGGCGGTTCTGGTAACAGAGTCCTATAAAGAGACAGAGGGACTGTCTCCTATTATGCGCCGTGCCAAAGCAGCAGAGAAAATTTTTAACAATCTTCCGATTACCATTCATGATGACGAGCTGGTTGTAGGCGCAATCACAAAGAATCTGCGTTCAACAGAGATTTGTCCTGAATTTTCTTATGACTGGGTTGAGAAGGAATTTGAGACAATGGGCACCAGAGTTGCCGACCCGTTCCAGATTCCAAAAGATACCGCAGCAGAGCTGCATGAAGCATTCAAATACTGGGAAGGAAAGACCACCAGCGCTCTGGCAGATTCCTATATGTCACAGGAGACTAAGGACTGCATCGCAAACGGAGTGTTTACGGTAGGCAACTACTTCTACGGCGGCGTTGGACATGTGTGTGTAGATTACGGCAAGGTTCTGGATATCGGTTTCACCGGAATCATTAAACAGGTAATCGAGACCATGGAAAAGCTGGATACAAGTGATCCGGAGTACATCAAGAAGAAAAATTTCTATGAGGCGATTGTAATTACATATACGGCAGCAATCAACTTTGCACACCGCTATGCTGCCAAGGCAAGAGAGATGGCAGCTTCATGCCCGGATCCTGTAAGAAAAGCAGAACTGCTCCAGATCGCTGCCAACTGCGACAGGGTTCCGGAACGGGGAGCAACCAATTTCTACGAAGCATGCCAGGCATTCTGGTTTGTACAGATCCTCCTTCAGATCGAGGCCAACGGCCACTCCATTTCACCAGGACGTTTTGACCAGTACATGTATCCGCATCTGGCCGCAGATAAAAACATCTGCCCGGAATTTGCACAGGAACTGGTTGACTGTATCTGGGTTAAATTAAATGATGTCAACAAGACGCGTGATGAGGTCAGCGCACAGGCATTTGCCGGATACGCAGTATTCCAGAACCTGATCGTGGGCGGCCAGACAGAGGACGGCCTGGATGCAACCAATGACGTATCCTATATGTGTATGGAAGCTGTTGCCCACGTAGCTCTGCCGGCGCCTTCCTTCTCCATCCGCGTTCACCAGAATACACCGGATGAATTCCTCTACAGAGCATGCGAAGTGACCCGTCTCGGACTGGGCGTTCCGGCTATGTACAATGATGAAGTAATTATCCCTGCACTGTGCAACAGAGGCGTGTCTCTAGCAGATGCAAGAAGCTACTGCATCATCGGCTGTGTAGAGCCGCAGTGCCCGCACAAGACAGAGGGCTGGCATGACGCAGCGTTCTTCAACATTGCAAAGGTTCTGGAAATCACCCTGAACAACGGCAAGGTGGGCGACAAGCAGTTAGGCCCGCAGACCGGTGATATGACTTCCTTTACCAGCATTGAGGATATTTTTGCGGCATACAAAAAACAGATGGAATATTTCGTATATCATCTGGCAGAAGCCGACAACTGTGTTGACTTCGCACATGCAGAGAGAGCGCCGCTTCCATTCCTGTCAGCACTGGTAGATGACTGTATCGGAAGAGGCAAGAGTGTACAGGAAGGCGGAGCAATTTACAACTTTACAGGCCCGCAGGCATTCGGCGTGGCCGATTCCGGAGACTCCCTGTGTGCCATCAAGAAACATGTATTTGAGAGCAAGGAAGTAACCATGGCTCAGCTGAAAGAAGCAATGGCAAACAACTTCGGTTATGCATGCAATGCCTCCGCACCTGCTGCTACGGCTGACGAGTGCACGGACGAAGCAAGGATTTATGAAGCAGTCAAGAGAATCCTTAGCAATAACGGCTCCATCAACCTGGCGGATCTTCAGGCACAGCTTGCCGGACCTGCACAGGCATGCCGCTGGCCGTCACCCGCAGAGCCGGCCAAGACAGAACCGGCCTGTGTGAACCCTGATTATGCACACATTAAGAGACTGATGGAGAACACCCCATGGTTTGGAAATGATATTGACGAAGTTGATATGATCGCAAGACGCTGTGGACAGATTTATTCCTACGAAGTGGAAAAATACACGAATCCGCGCGGCGGACAGTTCCAGGCTGGATGCTATCCTGTATCTGCCAATGTGTTATTCGGAAAGGATGTAAGCGCTCTTCCGGATGGAAGGCTGGCTAAGACTCCTCTGGCTGACGGCGTTTCCCCGAGACAGGGAAAGGATACCAACGGACCGACGGCGGCAGCCATGTCCGTGGCAAAACTGGATCATGCAAACTATTCCAACGGTACGTTATACAACCAGAAATTCCTTCCTGACGCACTTGCAGGGGATGAAGGCCTGAAACGTTTCGCATCCGTGGTACGCGCATATTTTGATCACAAGGGCATGCATGTGCAGTTCAACGTTATTGACAGAGCAACCCTGCTTGCAGCACAGGAGCATCCGGAGGATTACAAGGATCTGGTAGTCCGTGTTGCAGGATACAGCGCACAGTTTACCGTTCTGGCAAAAGAAGTTCAGGACGATATTATCAGCCGTACAGAGCAGACCTTTTAG